One genomic window of Hydra vulgaris chromosome 03, alternate assembly HydraT2T_AEP includes the following:
- the LOC136078359 gene encoding uncharacterized protein LOC136078359 gives MLTSKTCFKKDRVAYGKRKIDSVRAHTQKAVANVLGLEIAALCGIESPSKKCLKKTNTDLDNIMTQIKSKFEKTLSNSEKITLLTLTPDSWSIEKTQKFFFTPKRSVVQARKLSKKSGILSKPSPKLGRKLSEDVITEVVHFYECDEYSRVCPGKKEFVSVKVDSKKQHIQKRLLLVNMKELHIEFKKKYNYLKVGFSKFCELRPKWCIPVGGASGLHAVCVCQYHQNVKLLVQKIPGISDYKILLKLMVCSIENRDCMLHSCDKCPAKKVLLDYIDTLFTEKEISEVNFYQWQKSNYQCTLVPATLPLDEFIEMVYEQLDSLRVHHFISKSQATYYQHLKTNLKENQALVLLDFAENYSFLIQDAVQGFHWNNSQATVHPFVAYFIKDGKLDSQSYCVISDHLKHGTDAVHCFIGNVIDKLKQLQTFEHIIYFSDGAASQYKNYKNLINLCYHKHDFYMTAEWHFFATSHGKSPCDGVGGTVKRLVARASLQSLNDPIDTPSKMYSWCVQHVKGIPFFLLTKFQ, from the coding sequence ATGCTCACCTCTAAAACTTGTTTCAAAAAAGATAGAGTTGCATATGGAAAGCGTAAAATTGATAGCGTAAGAGCTCATACACAAAAGGCTGTTGCCAATGTGCTAGGTTTAGAAATAGCTGCACTTTGTGGAATTGAATCACcctcaaaaaaatgtttgaaaaaaacaaacacagaTTTAGACAATATTATGActcaaattaagtcaaaatttgaaaaaacattgtcaaattctgaaaaaatcACACTTCTTACACTCACCCCAGACAGTTGGTCAATAGAGAAAActcagaagtttttttttactccaaAAAGATCTGTAGTACAAGCCagaaaattaagtaaaaaaagtggaATACTATCAAAACCTTCTCCAAAATTGGGTAGAAAACTAAGCGAAGATGTAATTACAGAGGTTGTTCATTTCTACGAATGCGATGAATATTCAAGGGTTTGTCCAGgaaaaaaagagtttgtttCAGTTAAAGTAGATAGTAAAAAGCAACATATCCAAAAGCGCCTTCTACTAGTCAATATGAAAGAGCTacatattgagtttaaaaagaaatataattatcttaaagttggattttcaaaattttgtgagCTAAGGCCCAAGTGGTGCATTCCTGTGGGTGGTGCTTCTGGTCTGCATGCAGTTTGTGTTTGCCAGtaccatcaaaatgtaaagCTCCTTGTACAGAAAATTCCTGGAATTTCTGATtacaaaatcttattaaaattaatggtttGTAGCATTGAAAATAGAGATTGTATGCTGCATAGCTGCGATAAATGTCCTGCTAAAAAGGTTTTGTTAGACTACATTGACACTTTGTTTacagaaaaagaaattagtgaAGTTAACTTTTATCAATGGCAAAAATCAAATTACCAATGTACTTTAGTACCAGCAACTCTACCTTTAGATGAATTTATTGAAATGGTTTATGAACAGTTAGATAGTTTACGAGTGCatcattttatatcaaaaagtcAAGCCACCTACTACCAACatttgaaaactaatttaaaagaaaatcaagcTTTGGTTCTTCTTGACTTTGcagaaaactatagttttctaATACAGGATGCAGTGCAAGGTTTTCACTGGAATAACAGCCAAGCAACTGTGCACCCCTTTGTTGcgtattttataaaagatggAAAACTTGATAGTCAAAGTTATTGTGTTATATCAGATCATCTGAAACATGGAACAGATGCTGTTCATTGCTTTATCGGTAATGTTATTGATAAACTTAAACAATTACAAACATTTGAACACATTATCTATTTTAGTGATGGAGCTGcatcacaatataaaaattacaaaaatcttaTCAACTTATGCTACCATAAACACGATTTTTACATGACTGCAGAGTGGCACTTTTTTGCAACATCGCATGGTAAAAGCCCTTGTGATGGTGTTGGTGGAACAGTGAAACGTCTTGTTGCACGAGCCAGTCTACAATCACTAAACGATCCTATTGACACACCAAGTAAAATGTACAGCTGGTGTGTTCAACACGTCAAAggaatacctttttttttgttgacaaagtTTCAATAG